In a genomic window of Balaenoptera ricei isolate mBalRic1 chromosome 3, mBalRic1.hap2, whole genome shotgun sequence:
- the LOC132362147 gene encoding NEDD4-binding protein 1-like, protein MAARAVLDEFTAPAEKAALLERSRGRIEGLFGVSLAVLGALGAEEPLPARIWLQLRGAQEAVHSAKEYITGICEPELEERECYPKAMHCIFVGAQSRFLKSLIQDTCADLCILDIGLLGIRGSAEAVAMARSHIQQFVKLFENNENLPNSQKESEVRREFKQFVEARADSYTMDLLILPTSLKKELLALTQGEENLFETGDDDVIEIRDSKQTEFTQNAATGLNISRDEIVLQEEARNKAGTPVSELTKQMDTVFSSSQDVLFVPINGVTPDEEALSKDRVCHKRRFSDSEERRTKKQFSLENVQEGELLHDGKTLAGSVIIDLSDSSTDAENLSPDVKDTTEEMEYNILVNFFKTMGYSQEIVEKVIREYGPSTEPLLLLEEIEKENKRFQEDREFPPGTVYPETNRTKNKGVCSSINELTADSTPKKTQTHTQQNMVENFSQLPFKVESKPCTSNCKINTFRTVPIEQKQEIWSSNQNYICNIALETDGLLPSLAPSSPKEIVNFVSRGASSHQPRIPVFPENGVQQQAEPLLPNNMKSACENRSRCCTSPQSKPNCPPLSPPVPLPQLLPSVTDARLAGPSEHIDSSVTGVQRFRDTLKVPYKLELKNEPGRTDLKHIVIDGSNVAITGSGVTLGWSTKTLSATQLCHPGEDGLKPGES, encoded by the exons ATGGCGGCCCGGGCGGTACTGGACGAGTTCACGGCGCCCGCCGAGAAGGCGGCGCTGCTGGAACGGAGCCGCGGCCGCATCGAGGGCCTGTTCGGTGTGAGCCTGGCCGTGCTCGGCGCGCTCGGGGCTGAGGAACCGCTCCCTGCGCGCATCTGGCTGCAGCTCCGCGGGGCGCAGGAGGCGGTGCACAGCGCCAAGGAATATATTACAGGAATCTGTGAACCCGAACTAGAAGAAAGAGAATGTTACCCCAAGGCCATGCACTGCATTTTTGTTGGGGCACAGAGCCGGTTTCTGAAGAGCTTGATTCAGGACACCTGTGCCGATCTCTGCATTCTCGACATTGGTCTTCTTGGCATCAGAGGAAGTGCCGAAGCTGTGGCCATGGCTAGGAGTCACATTCAGCAGTTTGTAAAGCTCTTCGAGAATAATGAGAACCTACCCAACAGCCAAAAAGAATCAGAGGTAAGAAGGGAATTTAAACAATTTGTTGAAGCTCGTGCAGACAGTTACACGATGGACTTGTTGATTTTACCCACTTCCTTGAAAAAAGAACTTTTGGCACTCACCCAAGGTGAGGAGAATCTATTTGAAACAGGAGATGATGATGTAATTGAAATTAGAGATTCTAAACAAACAGAGTTTACACAGAATGCTGCCACAGGGCTGAATATTTCCAGAGATGAAATTGTTTTgcaggaagaggcaagaaataaaGCTGGGACTCCTGTTTCTGAGCTTACAAAACAAATGGACACAGTCTTTTCTAGTTCACAAGATGTACTTTTTGTTCCAATAAATGGTGTAACGCCAGATGAAGAGGCGCTTTCCAAAGACAGAGTTTGTCACAAGAGGAGGTTTTCTGATTCTGAAGAAAGGCGTACCAAGAAacagttttctttggaaaatgttcaAGAGGGAGAGCTTTTACATGATGGTAAGACATTAGCTGGAAGTGTAATCATTGACCTATCTGATTCTTCTACTGATGCCGAAAATTTAAGTCCAGATGTAAAAGACACTACTGAGGAAATGGAATACAACATCCTTGtaaacttttttaaaaccatGGGCTATTCCCAAGAAATTGTAGAAAAGGTCATTAGGGAGTATGGGCCATCTACTGAACCATTATTACTCTTGGaggaaattgaaaaggaaaataaaagattccAAGAAGACAGAGAATTTCCACCTGGTACTGTGTATCCAGAGACCAACAGAACCAAAAATAAAGGTGTTTGTAGCAGCATAAATGAGCTTACAGCAGATTCCACTCCAAAGaaaacacagactcacacacagcaAAATATGGTAGAAAATTTTTCTCAGTTACCATTCAAAGTAGAATCGAAACCATGTACCTCAAATTGCAAAATTAATACTTTCAGAACAGTGCCAATAGAACAGAAACAAGAAATCTGGAGTTCAAATCAGAACTACATTTGTAATATAGCCCTTGAAACTGATGGCCTTTTACCCTCTCTAGCCCCTTCAAGTCCCAAAGAAATTGTCAATTTTGTTTCAAGAGGAGCTTCAAGTCACCAGCCCAGAATTCCAGTTTTTCCTGAAAATGGTGTGCAGCAGCAAGCAGAACCCTTGCTTCCAAATAATATGAAGTCTGCCTGTGAAAACCGCTCGAGGTGTTGTACCTCTCCTCAGTCTAAACCAAATTGTCCACCCCTTTCTCCACCAGTGCCGCTGCCCCAGCTGTTACCTTCAGTTACCGATGCAAGGTTGGCAGGACCTTCTGAGCATATCGATTCCTCAGTTACTGGGGTTCAAAGATTTCGCGATACTCTGAAAGTACCCTACAAGCTggaattaaaaaatgaaccaGGGAGAACGGATTTGAAGCACATTGTTATAGATGGGAGCAATGTTGCAATTAC AGGCTCAGGTGTGACacttggctggagcaccaagaccctgtcagccacacagctgtgTCATCCTGGAGAAGATGGACTGAAGCCAGGAGAAAGCTAG